In Fibrobacter sp. UWH6, the genomic stretch ATGCGGACACCATTCTGTTCGGTATACAGATCTACGGTGCAGGCATCTTCCACTGTCTTGCCAGTGTGTTTGTAATAGGAGTTGCCTGCCGTCGTAAACTGGATTTCGTACCAAGACTTGCCAAATTCAGCGTTGTTAACCTTTCTCAAAGCCACAGGGGACGCAGGTTCCCATGTCATCAACAGCGCATAAGCCGCGCTATCCAAATTGGTCGCGTTCTGTTCCTCTGTATAGCCGTTTGCAACTTTCTTCTCAGAATCGCTACAGGCGGCAAAGAACAAGAAAGTCCAACAAAAAGCGAGAATCATTCCCAAAGAAAACTTCATTTTTCAATCTCTTTTGTCACCGGAAACAGTTGCAAGTTCAACCTGTAAATCCGGTCACACTCCTCTGCGGCCGAGACAATTGCGGCGATTTTCTTGCGGCAAGAGTCAAGTTCATTCACAATCTGATCATAAGCAGCCCGATTTACAGAAAGCGTCATGCCAGAAAAATTACGGTCACTTACGGAGAAATTATCTACGGCCTTCTCTGCAAAAAATGCCATTTGTTTATGCATGTTGCGAATGGCCTTCGGAATCTTTTCCGAGGAACCAAGAATAGCCTTATCGGTCTGCACATAACTTTTCTTGTTCTTTTTCAGGAAGCCAGCCTGAACCATGAAATCCAGAGATTTCCTCACATCCTCCGAAGACACATTCTCATAGAACAGGCTCGCGATTTTTGCAGGTATCGCAACCGCTACTCTAGGGGCAAGTTCCCTTAGTATCGGATTCCACCAATCTTTATAATAATCATAAGCGTCGTCCCCTACAATCCGAACTT encodes the following:
- a CDS encoding TIGR02147 family protein, whose product is MKPISDYNDYRLYIRDFYEERKLMTGLSWRGFNKMAGYASPRFLKLVCDGKSKLSSVGAIRLAKVMGLSKVQSSYFLALVSYCNTSVERRKQVAYEHMQAIAKDEKVRIVGDDAYDYYKDWWNPILRELAPRVAVAIPAKIASLFYENVSSEDVRKSLDFMVQAGFLKKNKKSYVQTDKAILGSSEKIPKAIRNMHKQMAFFAEKAVDNFSVSDRNFSGMTLSVNRAAYDQIVNELDSCRKKIAAIVSAAEECDRIYRLNLQLFPVTKEIEK